In Ruania alkalisoli, the DNA window GGTGCGGATCTCGCAGGTCTGCAGCAGTGGCGCGATGATCGGTCCCAGTTCACGCAACGCCTCGAACGCCGCCACCGCCTGGTGGCGCGGCAGCAGGTACTCGGCCTGGATCTCCCGCCCGCTGCTCGGAGTGAACCCCATCTTGAAGTGCGGCAGCCGGTCCTGCCACGGCCCGGGCTCACCGAGTTGCTCGGTGCAGTTCACGGGATCGCGGCCAGCCGGATGGGCCTTGCGCACGGCCGCCTTGCCTACTGGCAGCCCCGCCTCGCCCTCGCGACTCTTCAGCCATACACTCACCGTCGGTTCGTTCCAACGGGTGAAGATGCTCACGCTGTAGGCCGCCGAGGTGAGGGCATCGAAATCGGTGAGTACGTACTCCCACGGCACCTCGTCGACGACGTACTGCGCCACCTCGTAGGTCGGTTCCACACGCAGGGTCACCGTGGTCAGCACTCCGAGTGCCCCTAGGTGCACCACGGCGCCGAGGAAGTCATCGTCTTCGGCGGTCAGAATCTGCAGCTCACCATCGGCGTCGATGAGCTCGAGTCCGACCACCTCGGCGGCCAGGCTGCCCACGCGGTCGCCGGATCCGTGAGTTCCGGTTCCGATCGCTCCGGCTACGGCGATATGCGGTAGTGAGGCCATGGCCCCGAGTGCCCAGCCCGCCCGGTGTAGTTCGGTGGCGAGGTCGCCGTAGCGCGTGCCGGCGCTCACGGTGACCGTGTGATCCTCGCTGTTGACGTGCACGGTACGCGGCAGCGCTTCCATGCTGATGAGCTCGCCGGGGGAGTCCGGCAAGTCGTGGAAGGAGTGCCGTGACCCCAGGGCCCGGATCTTCGGCGTTTCGGCCACGATCCGGCGCACCGCGTTCAGCGTGTCCGGCTGGTGGATCGTCGTGGCCCGGTAGGTGTAGGAGCCGGCCCAGTTCTCTTCGGTCATCTCACGTCCTCGTCTCAAGCGCGCACCGTCAGTCTTCCAGTCTCGACCACGTCCACGTCTCGTCGACATGGCTGGTGGATCGCTCGGCTGCAAGTTCAGCGCGTTCGCGGCGGTGCAGCGCCCGTCCGGTCGAGGCGATCACGACCAGGCCCACGCCGATCACGACCAGGCTGGGCCATGCAGGGCCATCGACCTCTACCATCGCCAGTGCACCGCACGCCTGGGCCACG includes these proteins:
- a CDS encoding D-arabinono-1,4-lactone oxidase; the encoded protein is MTEENWAGSYTYRATTIHQPDTLNAVRRIVAETPKIRALGSRHSFHDLPDSPGELISMEALPRTVHVNSEDHTVTVSAGTRYGDLATELHRAGWALGAMASLPHIAVAGAIGTGTHGSGDRVGSLAAEVVGLELIDADGELQILTAEDDDFLGAVVHLGALGVLTTVTLRVEPTYEVAQYVVDEVPWEYVLTDFDALTSAAYSVSIFTRWNEPTVSVWLKSREGEAGLPVGKAAVRKAHPAGRDPVNCTEQLGEPGPWQDRLPHFKMGFTPSSGREIQAEYLLPRHQAVAAFEALRELGPIIAPLLQTCEIRTVAADELWLSGSYGRDTVAIHFTLHPEPGKVRALLGKIEEALAELEARPHWGKWFTMDPDRIAGMYPRIGDFRSLVSRYDPEGKFSNDFLERVVLGR